In Stenotrophomonas sp. 610A2, one DNA window encodes the following:
- a CDS encoding nitrate reductase subunit alpha, protein MSYFLDRLQFFKRDPQPFADGHGFSKSEGRDWENSYRARWQYDKIVRSTHGVNCTGSCSWKIYVKNGLVTWETQQTDYPRTRPDLPNHEPRGCPRGASYSWYLYSANRLKYPLIRGTLLRMWRQARKTMSPVEAWASIVQDPAKSREYKRRRGMGGFVRLNWDEANEIIAASNLYTTKEYGPDRIVGFSPIPAMSMVSYAAGARYLSLLGGACLSFYDWYCDLPPASPQVWGEQTDVPESADWYNSRYIIAWGSNVPQTRTPDAHFFTEARYNGTKTVAICPDYSELAKLTDHWLHPKQGTDAALAFAFGHVILREFHVDTPSQYFQDYCRQYSDMPMLVRIERRADGRLVPGHFLRASELGGLGESNNPEWKTLAFDENSGDITVPNGSVGFRWGEKGKWNIEEKASDGHDTRLRLSLADIHDGIEAVSFPYFGGIESDGWTAAPAEEVLERNIPLRRLQLADGDEALVATVYDLLLAQYGVDRGFGGGNVAKSFDDNVPGTPAWQERITGVSRAEVIEIAREFARTADKTHGRSMIIVGAGMNHWFHNDMNYRGLINMLVMCGCVGQTGGGWAHYVGQEKLRPQTGWQPLAFGLDWSRPPRQMNGTSFFYFNTGQWRYEKLQVDELLSPLADASKYSGSLADLNLRAVRMGWLPSAPQLDRNPLQLVREAEQAGIAPADYALSKFKDGSLDFAFADPDAAQNHPRMMFIWRSNLLGSSGKGHEYMLRHLLGTRHGLQGKDLGEMGAVKPEDVKWRDEAPEGKLDLLVTLDFRMCTTALYSDIVLPTATWYEKDDLNTSDMHPFIHPLSKAVDPAWESRSDWEIFKGVARTLSDMAPGVLGVEKDLVLVPTLHDTPNELGMPFGVADWKKGQCEAIPGKTMPSMAVVERDYPNLYRKFTSLGPLLDKLGNGGKGMSWDTKHEVEFLGKLNHTVLDEGISQGRPAIDTAIDACEVILHLAPETNGHVAVKAWESLGTFTGREHTHLAVGKEHEAIRFRDIQAQPRKIISSPIWSGLEDDNVSYNAGYTNVHELIPWRTVTGRQQFYQDHEWMIDFGEAFMSYRPPVNTRTVEPLLNKRQNGNKEIVLNWITPHQKWGIHSTYSDNLIMQTLSRGGPIVWLSEDDARNAGIEDNDWIELFNVNGAIAARAVVSQRVMPGMAMMYHAQERIINVPGSEISGTRGGIHNSVTRIVLKPTHMIGGYAQLAWGFNYYGTCGTNRDEFVIVRKMDKIDWLDGEESVVAAREVV, encoded by the coding sequence ATGAGCTATTTCCTTGATCGCTTGCAGTTCTTCAAGCGTGATCCACAACCCTTCGCCGATGGCCATGGGTTCAGCAAGAGCGAAGGGCGGGACTGGGAAAACAGTTATCGCGCCCGCTGGCAGTACGACAAGATCGTACGTTCCACCCACGGTGTGAACTGCACTGGCTCCTGCAGCTGGAAGATCTACGTCAAGAACGGCCTGGTCACCTGGGAAACCCAGCAGACCGACTACCCGCGGACCCGCCCGGACCTGCCCAATCACGAGCCACGCGGCTGCCCGCGTGGTGCCAGCTATTCCTGGTACCTGTACAGCGCCAACCGGCTCAAGTACCCGCTGATCCGCGGCACGCTGCTGCGCATGTGGCGGCAGGCCCGCAAGACCATGTCACCGGTCGAGGCCTGGGCCAGCATCGTGCAGGACCCGGCCAAGTCGCGCGAGTACAAGCGTCGCCGTGGCATGGGCGGTTTCGTGCGCCTGAACTGGGACGAGGCCAACGAGATCATCGCCGCCTCCAACCTCTACACCACCAAGGAATACGGCCCGGACCGCATCGTTGGCTTCTCGCCGATTCCGGCGATGTCGATGGTGTCCTACGCCGCCGGCGCGCGCTATCTGTCGCTGCTCGGTGGCGCCTGTCTGTCGTTCTACGACTGGTACTGCGATCTGCCGCCGGCCTCGCCGCAGGTATGGGGCGAGCAGACCGACGTGCCGGAATCGGCCGACTGGTACAACAGCCGCTACATCATCGCCTGGGGCTCGAACGTGCCGCAGACGCGTACGCCTGATGCGCACTTCTTCACCGAGGCGCGATACAACGGCACAAAGACGGTGGCGATCTGTCCCGACTACTCGGAGCTGGCCAAGCTCACCGACCATTGGCTGCATCCCAAGCAGGGTACCGATGCCGCGCTGGCATTCGCCTTCGGCCACGTGATCCTGCGCGAGTTCCACGTCGATACGCCCTCGCAATACTTCCAGGACTACTGCCGCCAGTACTCGGACATGCCGATGCTGGTGCGCATCGAGCGCCGTGCCGATGGCCGTCTGGTGCCGGGTCACTTCCTGCGCGCCAGTGAGCTGGGCGGTCTTGGTGAAAGCAATAACCCGGAATGGAAGACACTGGCGTTCGACGAGAACAGCGGTGATATCACCGTGCCGAATGGCTCGGTCGGCTTCCGTTGGGGCGAGAAGGGCAAGTGGAACATCGAGGAAAAGGCCAGCGATGGCCATGACACGCGCCTGCGCCTGAGTCTGGCCGACATCCACGACGGCATCGAGGCGGTGAGCTTCCCGTATTTCGGTGGCATCGAGAGCGACGGCTGGACCGCGGCACCGGCCGAAGAAGTACTGGAGCGCAACATCCCGCTGCGCCGCCTGCAGTTGGCCGATGGCGACGAAGCATTGGTGGCCACGGTTTATGACTTGTTGCTGGCGCAGTACGGCGTTGATCGCGGCTTCGGCGGCGGCAATGTTGCCAAGAGTTTCGATGACAATGTGCCGGGCACTCCCGCCTGGCAGGAGCGCATCACCGGCGTGTCACGTGCCGAGGTGATCGAGATCGCCCGTGAGTTCGCCCGCACCGCCGACAAGACCCATGGTCGCAGCATGATCATCGTCGGCGCCGGCATGAACCACTGGTTCCACAACGATATGAACTACCGCGGCCTGATCAACATGCTGGTCATGTGCGGCTGCGTGGGCCAGACCGGTGGTGGCTGGGCGCATTACGTGGGCCAGGAAAAGCTGCGCCCGCAGACCGGCTGGCAGCCGCTGGCCTTCGGTCTGGACTGGAGCCGGCCGCCACGGCAGATGAACGGCACCTCGTTCTTCTACTTCAATACCGGGCAATGGCGTTACGAGAAGCTGCAGGTCGACGAACTGCTGTCGCCGCTGGCCGATGCCTCCAAGTACAGCGGCAGCCTGGCCGACCTCAACCTGCGCGCGGTGCGCATGGGCTGGTTGCCGAGCGCGCCGCAGCTGGACCGCAATCCACTGCAGCTGGTGCGCGAGGCCGAACAGGCCGGCATCGCACCGGCCGACTATGCGCTGTCCAAGTTCAAGGACGGCTCGCTGGACTTCGCCTTCGCCGATCCGGATGCCGCGCAGAACCACCCGCGGATGATGTTCATCTGGCGCTCCAACCTGCTCGGTTCCTCCGGCAAGGGCCACGAGTACATGCTGCGGCATCTGCTCGGCACGCGCCATGGCCTGCAGGGCAAGGACCTGGGCGAGATGGGCGCGGTAAAGCCCGAGGACGTGAAGTGGCGTGACGAAGCCCCGGAAGGCAAGCTCGACCTGCTGGTGACGCTGGACTTCCGCATGTGCACCACCGCGCTGTACTCGGACATCGTGCTGCCGACCGCCACCTGGTACGAGAAGGACGACCTCAACACCTCGGACATGCATCCCTTCATCCACCCGCTGTCCAAGGCGGTGGACCCGGCCTGGGAATCGCGCAGCGATTGGGAGATCTTCAAGGGCGTCGCACGCACTCTCAGCGACATGGCGCCGGGTGTGCTCGGTGTCGAGAAGGATCTGGTGCTGGTGCCGACCCTGCACGACACGCCCAACGAACTGGGCATGCCGTTCGGCGTCGCCGACTGGAAGAAGGGTCAGTGCGAGGCCATCCCCGGCAAGACCATGCCGAGCATGGCGGTGGTCGAGCGCGACTACCCCAACCTCTACCGCAAGTTCACCTCGCTGGGCCCGCTGCTGGACAAACTCGGCAACGGCGGCAAGGGCATGAGCTGGGATACCAAGCACGAGGTGGAATTCCTCGGCAAGCTCAACCACACCGTGCTGGACGAAGGCATCAGCCAGGGCCGGCCGGCGATTGATACCGCCATCGATGCCTGCGAAGTGATCCTGCACCTGGCGCCGGAAACCAATGGCCATGTCGCGGTCAAGGCCTGGGAGTCGCTGGGCACCTTCACCGGCCGCGAGCACACGCATCTGGCGGTGGGCAAGGAGCACGAGGCGATCCGCTTCCGTGACATCCAGGCACAGCCGCGCAAGATCATTTCCTCGCCGATCTGGTCCGGCCTTGAAGACGACAACGTCAGCTACAACGCCGGCTATACCAATGTGCACGAGCTGATTCCTTGGCGCACCGTCACCGGCCGCCAGCAGTTCTACCAGGACCACGAGTGGATGATCGACTTCGGTGAGGCCTTCATGAGCTACCGGCCGCCGGTCAATACACGAACGGTGGAGCCGCTGCTCAACAAGCGCCAGAACGGCAACAAGGAGATCGTGCTGAACTGGATCACCCCGCACCAGAAGTGGGGCATCCACAGCACCTACAGCGACAACCTGATCATGCAGACGCTGTCGCGTGGCGGCCCCATCGTCTGGCTGAGCGAGGACGACGCACGCAATGCCGGCATCGAGGACAACGACTGGATCGAGCTGTTCAACGTCAACGGTGCGATCGCTGCGCGTGCGGTGGTAAGCCAGCGCGTTATGCCGGGCATGGCGATGATGTACCACGCCCAGGAACGCATCATCAATGTGCCGGGTTCGGAGATCTCCGGTACCCGCGGTGGCATCCACAACTCGGTGACCCGCATCGTGCTCAAGCCCACCCACATGATCGGCGGTTACGCGCAGCTGGCCTGGGGCTTCAACTACTACGGTACCTGCGGTACCAACCGCGATGAGTTCGTGATCGTGCGCAAGATGGACAAGATCGATTGGCTGGATGGTGAAGAGTCGGTTGTCGCCGCACGGGAGGTGGTGTGA
- the narH gene encoding nitrate reductase subunit beta, which produces MKVRAQIAMVLNLDKCIGCHTCSITCKNVWTSREGVEYAWFNNVETKPGIGYPKEWENQEKWNGGWVRNGSGKLVPRAGGRWRMLAKIFSNPDLPQIDDYYEPFDFDYQHLHDAPELKHQPTARPRSLLTGQRMEKIEWGPNWEEILGSEFSKRSRDYNFDKVQKEIYGAFEKTFMMYLPRLCEHCLNPACVSACPSGAIYKREEDGIVLIDQDKCRGWRMCVSACPYKKIYYNWKSGKSEKCIFCYPRIEMGEPTVCSETCVGRIRYLGVMLYDADRIAEAASVAAEKDLYQSHLDIFLDPFDPAVIEAARAEGIPDSWLESAKQSPVYKLAIDWKLALPLHPEYRTLPMVWYVPPLSPIQSAAERGHVGMSGELPDIASLRIPVRYLANLLTAGDEAPVIRALERLMAMRAWRRAKNVDGVEDMRVLEQVGLTPRQVEEMYRYLAIANYEDRFVIPTAHREYANDAFGERGGCGFTFGNGCNGDSPADLFTQRKSTTFAVHPNRQHRHEVVK; this is translated from the coding sequence ATGAAAGTACGTGCCCAGATTGCGATGGTCTTGAACCTGGACAAGTGCATCGGCTGCCATACCTGCTCGATCACCTGCAAGAACGTGTGGACCTCGCGCGAAGGCGTGGAGTACGCCTGGTTCAACAATGTCGAGACCAAGCCCGGCATCGGTTATCCCAAGGAATGGGAAAACCAGGAGAAGTGGAACGGCGGTTGGGTGCGCAACGGCAGCGGCAAGCTGGTGCCGCGCGCCGGTGGCCGCTGGCGCATGCTGGCCAAGATCTTCTCCAACCCCGACCTGCCGCAGATCGACGACTACTACGAGCCGTTCGACTTCGATTACCAGCACCTGCACGACGCACCGGAGCTGAAGCACCAGCCGACCGCACGGCCGCGCTCGCTGCTGACCGGCCAGCGCATGGAGAAGATCGAGTGGGGCCCGAACTGGGAGGAAATCCTCGGCAGCGAGTTCTCCAAGCGCTCGCGTGATTACAACTTCGACAAGGTGCAGAAGGAGATCTACGGCGCCTTCGAGAAGACCTTCATGATGTACCTGCCGCGGCTGTGCGAGCACTGCCTCAACCCGGCCTGCGTCTCAGCCTGTCCTTCCGGTGCGATCTACAAGCGCGAGGAAGACGGCATCGTGCTGATCGACCAGGACAAGTGCCGTGGTTGGCGCATGTGCGTGTCGGCCTGCCCGTACAAGAAGATCTATTACAACTGGAAGAGCGGCAAGTCCGAGAAGTGCATCTTCTGCTACCCGCGCATCGAGATGGGCGAGCCCACCGTGTGTTCGGAAACCTGCGTGGGCCGCATCCGCTACCTCGGGGTGATGCTGTACGACGCCGACCGCATCGCCGAGGCCGCATCGGTGGCGGCGGAGAAGGACCTGTACCAGTCACACCTGGACATCTTCCTGGACCCGTTCGACCCGGCGGTGATCGAGGCCGCGCGTGCCGAAGGCATTCCCGACAGCTGGCTGGAATCGGCCAAGCAGTCACCGGTCTACAAGCTGGCCATCGACTGGAAGCTGGCGCTGCCGCTGCACCCGGAATACCGCACCTTGCCGATGGTCTGGTACGTGCCGCCGTTGTCGCCGATCCAGTCGGCGGCAGAGCGTGGCCATGTCGGCATGAGCGGCGAACTGCCGGATATCGCCTCGCTACGCATCCCGGTCCGTTACCTGGCCAATCTGCTGACCGCCGGTGACGAAGCGCCAGTCATCCGCGCACTGGAGCGTTTGATGGCGATGCGTGCCTGGCGCCGCGCCAAGAACGTGGACGGCGTGGAAGACATGCGTGTGCTCGAACAGGTCGGTTTGACCCCGAGGCAGGTGGAGGAGATGTACCGCTACCTGGCCATCGCCAACTACGAGGATCGCTTCGTGATCCCGACCGCGCACCGCGAGTACGCCAACGACGCCTTCGGCGAGCGTGGCGGTTGCGGCTTCACCTTCGGCAATGGCTGCAACGGCGACAGCCCGGCCGACCTGTTCACCCAGCGCAAGAGCACCACCTTCGCGGTGCATCCCAACCGCCAGCACCGGCATGAGGTGGTGAAATGA
- the narJ gene encoding nitrate reductase molybdenum cofactor assembly chaperone has protein sequence MSVLKLIGVLLDYPRDELWQHGEELLEACDDPALSPARRRQLQTFVRDLLATDPLDAQDRWLATFDRGRSMSLLVFEHIHGESRDRGQAMVDLIDAYRKNGFELDARELPDYLPLLLEYLSHRPQAEAKDWLHHIGHIAGMLAARAAERQLPHAVLLEILVEAGEGKVNLAVLRQRASEEVRDDTVEAMDRLWEEEAVRFGADAPSQDCDPPHRSPARAQPREIQP, from the coding sequence ATGAGTGTGCTCAAGCTGATTGGCGTATTGCTGGACTATCCGCGTGACGAGCTTTGGCAGCATGGCGAGGAGCTGCTTGAGGCCTGCGACGATCCGGCGCTGTCGCCGGCCCGTCGCAGGCAGTTGCAGACCTTCGTCCGTGACCTGCTCGCTACCGACCCGCTGGACGCGCAGGACCGCTGGCTGGCCACCTTCGACCGTGGCCGCTCGATGAGCCTGCTGGTGTTCGAACACATCCACGGCGAATCGCGTGACCGCGGCCAGGCCATGGTCGACCTGATCGATGCCTATCGCAAGAACGGTTTCGAGCTGGATGCGCGCGAACTGCCGGACTACCTGCCGCTGCTGCTGGAATACCTCTCGCATCGGCCGCAGGCCGAGGCCAAGGACTGGCTGCACCACATCGGCCACATCGCCGGCATGCTCGCTGCGCGCGCGGCCGAGCGGCAGCTGCCGCATGCGGTGCTGCTGGAGATCCTGGTCGAGGCCGGCGAGGGCAAGGTCAACCTGGCCGTGCTGCGCCAGCGGGCCAGCGAAGAAGTGCGCGACGACACCGTCGAAGCCATGGACCGCCTGTGGGAAGAGGAAGCGGTGCGCTTTGGCGCCGATGCACCTTCGCAGGATTGCGATCCACCCCATCGTTCACCGGCACGCGCGCAGCCGCGGGAGATCCAGCCATGA
- the narI gene encoding respiratory nitrate reductase subunit gamma yields the protein MNYLNQFAFQFYPYIAVAVLLIGSWARYDKAMYSWRTGSTQLLSDRGMRFGSNCFHIGIIAILGGHFVGLLTPHALYEPFITSSQKQLLAMVVGGFFGALCFVGITILLVRRLTNARVRAIGSFGDTLVLVLLFAQLCLGLYSIKVSAGHLDGGVMVMLAEWAQHIVTFRAGAADYVEGVHWVYKAHIFLGLTLVLIAPFTRLVHVWSVPISYLWRPYQVVRRRQATLRYGPRE from the coding sequence ATGAATTACCTCAATCAGTTCGCCTTCCAGTTCTATCCCTACATCGCGGTGGCGGTGCTGTTGATCGGCAGCTGGGCGCGCTATGACAAGGCCATGTACAGCTGGCGTACCGGCTCCACCCAGTTGCTGTCCGACCGCGGCATGCGCTTTGGCAGCAACTGCTTCCACATCGGCATCATCGCCATCCTCGGCGGTCACTTCGTCGGCCTGCTGACCCCGCATGCCCTGTACGAGCCCTTCATCACTTCCTCGCAGAAGCAGTTGCTGGCAATGGTGGTGGGTGGCTTCTTCGGTGCGCTGTGCTTCGTCGGCATCACCATCCTGCTGGTGCGTCGCCTGACCAATGCGCGGGTACGTGCGATCGGCAGCTTCGGTGACACGCTGGTGCTGGTGCTGCTGTTCGCCCAGCTCTGCCTTGGCCTGTACAGCATCAAGGTCTCGGCCGGACACCTGGATGGCGGGGTGATGGTGATGCTGGCCGAGTGGGCGCAGCACATTGTCACCTTCCGTGCCGGTGCGGCCGATTACGTCGAAGGCGTGCATTGGGTCTACAAGGCGCACATCTTCCTCGGCCTGACGCTGGTGCTGATCGCCCCGTTTACCCGCCTGGTGCATGTGTGGAGCGTGCCGATCAGCTACCTGTGGCGTCCGTACCAGGTGGTGCGCCGCCGCCAGGCCACGCTGCGCTACGGTCCGCGGGAGTAA
- a CDS encoding peptidylprolyl isomerase, which translates to MGSLPRILPITVIDSQTPVPAEAGHHHDADDGPRSLGQPAPCSLYVQDTPISEADIAREMQYHRAMRPEQSRADAARALVVRELLRLEAERLGLADAPGVGQETSEEARIQQLIEQTLEDRVPTEDDCQRYFAQNPERFRSPDRIRVRHILLAAPADDIAGRLKARTQAEKLIAELLEQPHLFADLAARHSQCPSSSEGGELGWLQRGQTTPEFDRQVFRLRQGLAGFPVESRWGYHVVSIDALEAGTALTFEQVQPQISDYLELQVRQRDVQQFLLELRERYPVRGLEDIEAQAE; encoded by the coding sequence ATGGGCAGCCTGCCACGCATTCTCCCGATCACCGTCATCGACTCGCAGACACCGGTGCCGGCCGAGGCCGGCCACCATCACGACGCCGATGATGGCCCGCGCAGCCTCGGCCAACCGGCACCGTGCAGCCTGTACGTGCAGGACACACCGATCAGCGAGGCCGATATCGCCCGCGAGATGCAATACCACCGGGCGATGCGCCCGGAGCAGTCACGCGCCGACGCGGCACGTGCGCTGGTGGTACGCGAGCTGCTGCGGCTGGAAGCCGAGCGGCTTGGTCTGGCCGACGCCCCCGGCGTCGGCCAGGAGACCAGCGAAGAAGCCCGCATCCAGCAACTGATCGAACAGACGCTGGAAGACCGCGTGCCAACCGAAGACGACTGCCAACGCTACTTCGCGCAGAACCCCGAGCGCTTCCGCTCGCCCGACCGTATCCGCGTTCGCCACATCCTGCTGGCGGCACCGGCCGACGATATCGCTGGCCGGCTGAAGGCCCGCACCCAGGCCGAGAAGCTGATCGCCGAACTGTTGGAACAGCCACATCTGTTCGCCGATCTGGCCGCGCGCCATTCGCAATGCCCGTCCAGCAGCGAAGGCGGCGAGCTGGGTTGGCTGCAACGCGGCCAGACCACGCCGGAGTTCGATCGCCAGGTATTCCGCCTGCGGCAGGGCCTGGCGGGCTTCCCGGTGGAATCGCGTTGGGGCTATCACGTGGTCAGCATCGATGCGCTGGAGGCCGGAACAGCGCTCACTTTCGAGCAGGTTCAGCCGCAGATCAGCGACTACCTCGAATTGCAGGTGCGCCAGCGTGACGTGCAGCAGTTCCTGCTGGAGCTGCGCGAGCGCTACCCGGTACGCGGGCTGGAAGACATCGAAGCACAAGCCGAGTAA
- a CDS encoding MFS transporter produces MSQNLQNISSGEQQRALWLSTFAFTVCFAVWMIFAIIGIQISEQLGLNDTQFGLLIATPVLTGSVIRVFLGIWSDQFGGRKVMTLVMLCGAVATWLLTYAQTYPQFLLAALFVGIAGGNFSVGVTYVSKWFPAEKQGTALGIFGAGNIGSAVTKLLAPLVMVASGWMMVAKLWAVGLAVTAVLFYLFSKEDPSLEDRRRSGVKPMSFAEQMAPLKNLQVWRFSLYYFFVFGGFVALALWLPHYLVGAYGMDVGTAGVLAACYSIPASLFRVVGGWMSDRIGARRVMYWTLGVSVICTFILAYPDTRYIVQGIHGEISFHLAISVTLFTVLVFVLGFFMSLGKAAVYKHIPVYYPQHVGSVGGVVGMIGGLGGFILPIVFGALNDALGIWSSCFMLLFVLVSIALAWMHFAIRRMERRNFPQLDRETDLPEAIDAAAAEKQRRA; encoded by the coding sequence ATGAGCCAGAATTTGCAGAACATCAGCAGCGGCGAACAACAACGTGCGCTGTGGCTGAGTACCTTCGCCTTCACCGTGTGTTTCGCGGTGTGGATGATCTTCGCCATCATCGGCATCCAGATCAGCGAGCAACTGGGTTTGAATGACACTCAGTTCGGCCTGCTGATCGCCACCCCGGTATTGACCGGCTCGGTGATCCGCGTCTTCCTCGGCATCTGGTCCGATCAGTTCGGTGGCCGCAAGGTGATGACCCTGGTGATGCTGTGCGGCGCAGTCGCGACCTGGCTGCTGACCTATGCACAGACCTACCCGCAGTTCCTGCTGGCGGCCTTGTTCGTCGGCATCGCCGGCGGTAACTTCTCGGTCGGCGTCACCTATGTGTCCAAGTGGTTCCCGGCGGAGAAGCAGGGCACCGCGCTGGGCATCTTTGGTGCCGGCAACATCGGGTCGGCCGTAACCAAGCTGCTGGCGCCGCTGGTGATGGTGGCCTCGGGTTGGATGATGGTGGCCAAGCTGTGGGCCGTCGGTCTGGCGGTGACCGCCGTGCTGTTCTATCTGTTCAGCAAGGAAGATCCTTCGCTGGAGGACCGCCGCCGCAGTGGCGTCAAGCCGATGTCCTTCGCCGAGCAGATGGCACCGCTGAAGAACCTGCAGGTGTGGCGCTTCTCGCTGTATTACTTCTTCGTGTTCGGCGGCTTCGTCGCGCTGGCACTGTGGCTGCCGCACTATCTGGTCGGCGCCTACGGCATGGATGTGGGCACCGCAGGCGTACTGGCTGCGTGTTATTCGATCCCGGCCAGCCTGTTCCGGGTGGTGGGCGGCTGGATGTCCGACCGCATCGGTGCACGGCGGGTGATGTACTGGACGCTGGGTGTGTCGGTGATCTGCACCTTCATTCTGGCCTATCCGGATACCCGCTACATCGTGCAGGGCATACACGGCGAGATCAGTTTCCACCTGGCGATCAGCGTGACCCTGTTCACCGTGCTGGTATTCGTGCTCGGCTTCTTCATGTCGCTGGGCAAGGCCGCGGTGTACAAGCACATCCCGGTTTACTACCCGCAGCACGTGGGCTCGGTTGGTGGTGTGGTCGGCATGATCGGTGGCCTCGGCGGCTTCATCCTGCCCATCGTGTTTGGCGCCTTGAATGATGCGCTAGGCATCTGGAGCAGCTGCTTCATGCTGCTGTTCGTGCTGGTCAGCATTGCGCTGGCGTGGATGCACTTCGCCATCCGTCGGATGGAGCGTCGCAACTTCCCGCAGCTGGATCGCGAGACCGACCTGCCTGAAGCCATCGACGCCGCAGCTGCGGAGAAACAGCGCCGGGCTTGA
- a CDS encoding oxygen-independent coproporphyrinogen III oxidase, whose translation MSVETAGMDDATLHVALLQQPAHVLFPAPAELSPGFAEAGWRAAMQASNEHLIPRALTLGFCAPPHDLERAENVLDALLVCLRLHANMLASDREVAAMVLQPGIVEHLPPALLGRLLDAVPEQLCTIARPQVEVRLDAASDVAPASLREVGCTRMTVIDHAGVDGPAMLAQAQQAGFTACYYQLRVPCYADVSFLRRLQRVLELAPERIILPSPALLPEYPLPTDWLQAWRLLRAGGYLPLGGDHYQRPDLPMPSRNGDGQRHCDLLGVPRRERHDLLGIGVGACSQIGDVICRIEPELRNWRACLVVGQPGISSGLILSEHERMTDEVVQSLACDHALDMGAFEWRNAQPFDACFEHAWARVGMFIERGWLRRDGDMLLIQNEGELLWRMIAACFRPLAAVA comes from the coding sequence ATGTCAGTAGAGACCGCCGGGATGGATGACGCCACATTGCATGTTGCTTTGCTGCAGCAGCCCGCGCACGTGCTGTTCCCGGCGCCGGCGGAGCTGAGTCCTGGCTTCGCCGAGGCCGGCTGGCGCGCAGCCATGCAGGCCAGCAACGAGCATCTGATTCCGCGCGCGCTCACCTTGGGGTTCTGCGCACCACCGCATGACCTGGAGCGCGCCGAGAACGTGCTGGACGCGCTGCTGGTCTGCCTGCGCCTGCATGCCAACATGCTGGCCAGCGACCGCGAAGTGGCGGCCATGGTGCTGCAGCCCGGCATCGTCGAACATCTGCCACCTGCGCTACTGGGCCGCCTGTTGGACGCGGTGCCGGAGCAGCTGTGCACCATCGCCCGCCCGCAGGTCGAGGTGCGTCTTGATGCGGCCAGCGATGTCGCACCGGCTTCCTTGCGTGAGGTTGGCTGCACGCGGATGACGGTGATCGACCATGCCGGCGTCGACGGACCGGCAATGCTGGCGCAAGCCCAGCAGGCCGGGTTCACCGCCTGCTATTACCAGCTGCGGGTGCCGTGCTACGCCGATGTGTCGTTCCTGCGGCGGTTGCAGCGTGTGCTGGAGCTGGCACCCGAACGCATCATCCTGCCGTCGCCCGCCTTGCTGCCCGAGTACCCCTTGCCAACGGACTGGCTGCAGGCATGGCGGCTGTTGCGTGCTGGTGGCTACCTGCCGCTGGGCGGCGATCACTACCAGCGGCCGGACCTGCCGATGCCGTCGCGCAACGGCGATGGCCAGCGTCATTGTGACCTGCTCGGTGTGCCGCGGCGCGAACGCCATGATTTGCTCGGCATCGGTGTGGGTGCCTGCAGCCAGATCGGCGATGTCATCTGCCGCATCGAGCCGGAGCTGCGCAATTGGCGCGCCTGCCTGGTGGTGGGGCAGCCGGGGATATCCTCCGGGCTTATTCTTTCCGAGCATGAACGCATGACCGATGAGGTGGTGCAGAGCCTGGCCTGCGACCACGCGTTGGATATGGGCGCGTTCGAATGGCGCAACGCGCAGCCATTCGACGCCTGCTTCGAGCACGCATGGGCGCGCGTCGGCATGTTCATCGAACGCGGCTGGCTACGGCGTGACGGCGACATGTTGTTGATCCAGAACGAAGGTGAGCTGCTGTGGCGTATGATCGCAGCGTGCTTCCGCCCCTTGGCTGCTGTTGCTTGA